TTCCTGGCGGTCTTTCTGACCTTCCTGGCGGTCTTTCTGACCTTCCTGGCGGTCTTTCTGACCTTCCTGGCGGTCTTTCTGACCTTCCTGGCGGTCTTTCTGAACTTCTTGGCGGTCTTTCTGACCTTCCTGGCGGTCTTTCTGACCTTCCTGGCGGTCTTTCTGACCTTCCTGGCGGTCTTTCTGACCTTCCTGGCGGTCTTTCTGACCTTCCTGGCGGTCTTTCTGAACTTCTTGGCGGTCTTTCTGAACTTCCTGGCGGTCTTTCTGAACTTCTTGGCGGTCTTTCTGAACTTCTTGGCGGTCTTTCTGAACTTCTTGGCGGTCTTTCTGAACTTCTTGGCGGCCTTTTTGAACTTCTTGGCGGTCTTTCTGACCTTCCTGGCGGTCTTTCTGACCTTCCTGGCGGTCTTTCTGACCTTCCTGGCGGTCTTTCTGACCTTCCTGGCGGTCTTTCTGACCTTCCTGGCGGTCTTTCTGACCTTCCTGGCGGTCTTTCTGACCTTCCTGGCGGTCTTTCTGACCTTCCTGGCGGTCTTTCTGACCTTCCTGGCGGTCTTTCTGACCTTCCTGGCGGTCTTTCTGAACTTCTTGGCGGTCTTTCTGAACTTCCTGGCGGTCTTTCTGAACTTCTTGGCGGTCTTTCTGAACTTCTTGGCGGTCTTTCTGAACTTCCTGGCGGTCTTTCTGAACTTCTTGGCGGTCTTTCTGAACTTCTTGGCGGCCTTTTTGAACTTCTTGGCGGTCTTTCTGAACTTCCTGGCGGTCTTTCTGAACTTCTTGGCGGTCTTTCTGAACTTCCTGGCGGTCTTTCTGACCTTCCTGGCGGTCTTTCTGACCTTCCTGGCGGTCTTTCTGAACTTCTTGGCGGTCTTTCTGAACTTCTTGGCGGTCTTTCTGAACTTCCTGGCGGTCTTTCTGAACTTCTTGGCGGTCTTTCTGAACTTCTTGGCGGTTTTTCTGAACTTCTTGGCGGTCTTTCTGAACATCCTGGCGGTCTTTCTGAACTTCTTGGCGGTCTTTCTGAACTTCTTGGCGGTCTTTCTGAACTTCTTGGCGGTCTTTCTGAACTTCTTGGCGGTCTTTCTGAACTTCGTGGCGGTCTTTCTGAACTTCCTGGCGGCCTTTCTGACCTTCGGCTGTCTATACTGGTTCCTGACA
This genomic window from Procambarus clarkii isolate CNS0578487 chromosome 62, FALCON_Pclarkii_2.0, whole genome shotgun sequence contains:
- the LOC123749259 gene encoding trichohyalin-like — encoded protein: MFDGTQETAEGQKGRQEVQKDRHEVQKDRQEVQKDRQEVQKDRQEVQKDRQEVQKDRQDVQKDRQEVQKNRQEVQKDRQEVQKDRQEVQKDRQEVQKDRQEVQKDRQEGQKDRQEGQKDRQEVQKDRQEVQKDRQEVQKDRQEVQKGRQEVQKDRQEVQKDRQEVQKDRQEVQKDRQEVQKDRQEVQKDRQEVQKDRQEGQKDRQEGQKDRQEGQKDRQEGQKDRQEGQKDRQEGQKDRQEGQKDRQEGQKDRQEGQKDRQEGQKDRQEVQKGRQEVQKDRQEVQKDRQEVQKDRQEVQKDRQEVQKDRQEVQKDRQEGQKDRQEGQKDRQEGQKDRQEGQKDRQEGQKDRQEVQKDRQEGQKDRQEGQKDRQEGQKDRQEGQKDRQEGQKDRQEGQKGRQEGQKDRQEGQKDRQEGQKDRQEGQKDRQEGQKDRQEGQKDRQEGQKGRQEGQKDRQEGQKDRQEGQKDRQEGQKDRQEGQKDRQEGQKDRQEGQKDRQEGQKDRQEGQKDRQEGQKDRQEGQKDRQEGQKDRQEGQKDRQEGQKDRQEGQKDRQEGSEVSPMMILAPLPRPSDKILATS